The following is a genomic window from Segatella hominis.
AAGTCCGCAAGGTCTTTGAGGAACACATTTCTGGCGCAAAGAAGAATGATGAGCGTCCAGTGTTGTGTGAAGCAATGGAATACTGCAAGGCAAACCGCATTGGAATCCTACTTGTCAGTGAACTGTCAAGATTGGGGCGTAATGCGTTTGAGGTGCTTGCCTCTGTCAAGGAACTCATAGACTGTGGCATTAACCTCTACATACAAAAGGAACAGCTTACATTATTGGACGAAGAAGGACATCCGTCCCTCTTTGCCCCGATAATGATAGCCACGCTTTCGACCTGTGCGCAATTGGAACGTGACAATATCTCATTCCGATTGCAGTCAGGAAGGAAGCAGTATATAGAGAAAGGTGGAAAACTCGGACGCAAGATAGGCTCTGTAAAAACGGAAGAACAGATGAAAGCCGAATATAGGGAAGTAATAAGTCTGCTTCGCAAGGGATATTCAATTCGGGATGTGGCGAAGTTGAGTGGTAAAGGGGTAAGTACCGTACAACGAGTTAAGCGATTAATAAAAGTACAATCATCGCAATAATACTATTGATTTTACGTTCTTTTCAAAGAAAGGGGTTGTGCAATAGTGGCTTAAAGGCTAAAAGCACTACCTTTGTATACAATAATAAGTAACAACACGTTTAAGGTCACAAATTGTGATCTCAAAAATAAAGATAGAAATATGGCAGATAATATAGAACATCAAGATAAAGGAGAACTGGTCGCAAATTGTGACCAGTTACAAAATGATGAAGTCGTAGTTACCACTCCTGTAGAAAGTCGAATAATGTCTATTCGTGGAAAGCAGATTATGATAGACAGAGACTTGGCTGAACTTTATGGAGTGGAAACTAAAAGATTAAACGAGGCTGTAAAACGTAATATAGAACGTTTCCCTGAGCGTTTCCGTTTTCAACTGATTAAGGAGGAAATGGCTGAACTGGTCGCAAATTGCGACCGGTTCAATAGTTTGAAGCACTCAACAGTTCGTTCATATGCTTTCACGGAGCAGGGAGTGGCTATGCTCTCCACTGTTCTTAGAAGTGAAACCGCAATTCGTGTAAGCATACGAATTATGGATGCATTTGTTGCAATGAGACGCTTCATGGTGACAAATGCAGAAGTTTTCCAACGTCTTTCAACAATGGAGTACCATCAACTGGAAATGCAGCAACATCAGCAAGAAACAGACAAACGCATAGACGAGGTGTTTCGCAGATTGGACGAGGGCAACGCAAAGCCGAAGCAGGGTGTGTTCTACAATGGGCAAGTTTATGATGCCTATACTTTCGTGTCCGACTTGATTAAGAGTGCGAAGAAACGTATTGTCCTTATCGACAACTATGTTGACGAGACTGTACTGACATTGCTCGATAAAAGAGATAATAACGTGTCTGCAATCATCTACACTCAGCAGATAAGCCGTCAGTTACAACTTGACATAGACCGTCATAATGCTCAATATGCACCGATTGATGTTGAAACATTCCGTTTATCACATGACCGCTTCCTTTGTATAGACGATGATGTGTATCATATAGGAGCATCCATAAAGGACTTGGGCAAAAAGTGGTTTGGCTTCTCAAAGATGGAGATTCTTACACCAGATGAATTGGTGGAACGAATCAACAAAGAGTAATCAATACGCAATATTTCAAGAATATAAACATTAAAAATTACGAATTATGAAAAGCAATTTAGATATACTATTAATGAAACGGATAGTATTTTTATTTTCCATTGTTCTCATGCTTTGCTCATGCAAATCATTTGAAGACCACAGCAACGAAAAGGCAGTGGGTACTTACAAGAATGGGTATATCCTCAATCTAAACAAGGAGATTGTTGCGACATATAGAAATGGATATGTCTTTAGTGAAAAGGCGTTAGGAACTCCTAATGATTATGGTTTGGGGTTGGAACAAGACATATATACAACAGGAAAAATAGATACCCTAATGCTGAAATCAAAATATTTTGATTTCAAGCGTAAAGTGTTTGTATATTTGCCTCCTTTCTATCCTTATTTTGATGCAAATGACTTTGATGTGGTTTATACAACTGATGCACAAACAATGGAACAGTTTTTCATGACTTGTGCATGGCCTTTGTTTCAGAATAAGTATAAGTGGTTTATTGTTGTTGGTATATGCAGTCCACAGACAGAAACGTATAGTCGCCAAGATGATTTCTTGCCAAACGATAGCGCTACCATCAAGAGCTACGATGGACATGGAGGACATTCTGAGAAATTGATGAATTTTGTTAAGTATGAGTTGATACCTTATATCCATAGTCATTATAGGACTACAGAACGAAGCTTAGGTGTTGGGCATTCTTTGGGGGCTTCTTTTATGATGCAATGTCTCATGAATGGTAATCCATTTACAGATTATTTTTTTCTTTCTCCAAATTTGACTTTTGGCAATGATAAGTTGATGCTTGCCTCGCAATTTTGCAATTATAAATTTGATGTAAACAAGCGATGCTATCTCTTTTTCAGCGATGCGGGAGAAGAAAGACTGTCTCATGGGTGGAGAGCATGGAAACCTGCACGAGAAATGGTTTATCATTATCTTGACACCCAACAACTACCGAGCAACATTGTATGGAAAAGGAAATCATATTTGAATTATAACCATCTCACCTCATTCCCTATGGCTCTTCATGATGCCTATCAAGGGTATTTTGATTATATTGACTCTATCAAATCTTTGGCTCCAAACGATACGACTACGCTTTCAAAACAAGTATATCGTAAGCATATTGAGATTGTGGTAAAAGATGCCAAGCAAGAAGTTTATATCACAGGAAACCAAAAGTCCTTAGGTATGTGGAATCCAGGCTTGATTAAGCTAAAACATATTAATGACTCTATCCGCGCCATAGATGTTGATTTGCATTTGCCAGCATTATTTAAGTTTACTCTTGGAAGTTGGAAATACGAAGCAGGCTTTGAAAATTCCTATTATGGAGATAATCTTGAAATAAATAATACTGAGCGGAAGAACTATCGTTATATATTGACTGAGTGGATGAACATAGAAGATGATGAAAATCAATAATTATTAGTTTACTTCACCTATAGATTTGGTAGAACGAATCAATAGAGGATAATACTTACGAAAATTTCAAGAAAAAGAACTTAATACATAAATATAAAGTAAGCAATGAAAAGGATTTGGATTTTTCTGATGGCGATGCTCTGCATCGTTTCTTTTACAGGTTGTGATAAGACTGAGGAACCTAACGGACCGGTTATTGACTATGACAATCTGTTCGATAGAACTTATTCTATTAACGACGATGGCTGCTGTGTGCTCGAAAGTTGCGAGCCCACAAGAGCTACAGTTATTGAGGATGAGGTAAAGGGATATGGATGGAAAGTCATTGGCATATATGAAGTTCAGAATGACGGCAGGCTTTCACAGAAAGATTATCGCGAAACAGTTTGTGGTGGAGGATATGAAGATTACTGGTTTGAGTCAGACAGTCGGCTTGTCGTTTTCCACCATAGTGACATCCCAGGCAAATTCTATAATAAGACAACGTGGCGCTACGATGCTACAAAGGGTTTCATCATGCGTGGCACAGAAAGCGAAAGTTTGCAAAACCGCTATATGCAAGTGCTGGCTTTGACCACTCTCCAAGGAAAGAAATTCTATATGTACACCATGCAAAATATTGGTGTCAAATTCGACGAACACGGTAATCAGAAACCTTTTTATTGCATGGTTGTCTATCAACGCATGACCGACAATGAACTTGCCAAAATGAAGAAAGCATACGATTATGATGCAAACTTTGATTTTACCGGTGCCGTTCCTGACGACTGCAAGTTCCGTGTAAGTGCAAGATACTACAATCCCGACGATTTTGAAGAAGGTACCAACGGAAGTGTCATCGTCGCTTTTGGAAATGTAGAATTCTCACTGACCGACCATCTCGGCACGGCAATGCTTCCAAACCCAGCATTGGAATATTTCGACTCCATCGTTTGGAGAGCCAACGACAGAATTGTTCCAGACAGATATGTCATACACCGCAACAATCAGAGCAAGGCGCAGACTGTCCTGACATGGACTACCCGTTTCTTCTATACGAACCCAAACCTGACCACATACTTTGAGGGTTACAAGAAAGGTCGCATCGTCTATACATACACGATGCACCACGACATCTACTTCGACAAATTCTTGTGCTTCGATTGGGGAAAGTTTTCGATGAGCAAGCCAAGAGAGTTTACTGCTACATGTTTGCTTGACAAAAGCCGGAGTTTCACCGTTTACGAACCAAGGACATACAACAATGATATGAACAAGGTGTATGCCGAACTGCGCTACAATTCCGAAGAAAAAGGCAAGGGCAACGATATTGCCATCCTGGAAAAGGAAATCAGTGAACTGACGGAACTTATGATTAACCATTATGGCAAGGGAACCGAAGTGGGTAAGCAGGTAGAGCATTACCGCACCTTATTCAAGGCTCTTCCTGAAAAAGCGCATATTATTACATACTGGGCAACTGCTGATACAAGAATTGCACTTGTTTTCAATCGCGACGATGCTGACTCCAAGAATGATTACTATTACGTTCATGCAGAACCAGTTCAACAATAACAAAGCAATCCATTCACAACTGGAGGTTTAATCCGCAAAATAGTTGATGGAACGAATCGCTATAGTATAGTGGTGAATTACATTATTAATACGGAACTATAAATCAAAATAATATGAGAATAAAAAAAATATTGCCTTTTATACTATTGGTATTCTTATTTATTTCATGTGAAAAAGAAGACTTTGAAATAGAAACCAATAATCAAAGAACAGTTTTTATGTATCTCCCATGGTCAACAAATCTGACAAGTTATTTTTATAATAACATTTCTGATATGGAAGAAGCTATACAAGAAAAAGGATTAGAGAATGAAAGAATTATAGTGTTTTTATCTACAAGCCCTTCTGAATCGGAGATGTTTGAAATAACTTTAAATAACGGTTCGTGTAAAAGGACTATCTTAAAAGAATATGTAAATCCTTCTTTTACCACAGAAGCTGGTTTGACAGAGATTCTCGGAGATATGAAAACATTTGCTCCTGCTGAAAGTTATTCAATGATTATCGGTTGTCACGGCATGGGCTGGCTTCCTGTTGTACAAAGCCGTAGCAAAGCGAAGGAAGATTTTGTTTATCATTGGGATTTTGAGAATGTTCCTATGACACGTTTTTTTGGCGGATTAACAGCAGAATACCAAACAAACATAAGCACTCTTGCTCAAAGCTTATCTAATAACGGATTGTCAATGGAGTATATTCTATTTGATGATTGCTATATGTCATCGTTGGAAGTTGCCTATGAGTTACGCCATGTAACCAACTATATGATTGCCTGTCCAACAGAAGTGATGGTCTTTGGTATGCCATATTCCACAATAGGCAAATATCTCTTATCAGAAAAACCAGATTACAAAGCTATATGTGAGTCATTTTATCAGTTTTATTCTAACTATCAATATCCTTATGGAACGTTGGCTGTAACAGACTGCTCTTACTTGGATGAGTTGGCAGAACTAATGAAATATATTCACTCTAATTATTCTTTTGATAGTACACAAGCTATAAATATTCAACGTATGGATGGCTACTCCCCTGTGATATTCTATGATTTCGGAGATTATGTACAGACTTTATGTGGTACAGACACAGAAATATATAATAATTTTAAAACACTATTGGAGAAAGTTATCCCTTACAAAACTCATACCAAAGAATTCTACACGGCATCAAGAGGTCCTATTACAGTTGAAAGATATTCAGGAATAACAACCTCTGAACCAAGTACA
Proteins encoded in this region:
- a CDS encoding recombinase family protein, with product MTTGVIYARVSSIGDRQSTERQIKDLSEYAKYKGIEVRKVFEEHISGAKKNDERPVLCEAMEYCKANRIGILLVSELSRLGRNAFEVLASVKELIDCGINLYIQKEQLTLLDEEGHPSLFAPIMIATLSTCAQLERDNISFRLQSGRKQYIEKGGKLGRKIGSVKTEEQMKAEYREVISLLRKGYSIRDVAKLSGKGVSTVQRVKRLIKVQSSQ
- a CDS encoding ORF6N domain-containing protein, with product MADNIEHQDKGELVANCDQLQNDEVVVTTPVESRIMSIRGKQIMIDRDLAELYGVETKRLNEAVKRNIERFPERFRFQLIKEEMAELVANCDRFNSLKHSTVRSYAFTEQGVAMLSTVLRSETAIRVSIRIMDAFVAMRRFMVTNAEVFQRLSTMEYHQLEMQQHQQETDKRIDEVFRRLDEGNAKPKQGVFYNGQVYDAYTFVSDLIKSAKKRIVLIDNYVDETVLTLLDKRDNNVSAIIYTQQISRQLQLDIDRHNAQYAPIDVETFRLSHDRFLCIDDDVYHIGASIKDLGKKWFGFSKMEILTPDELVERINKE
- a CDS encoding alpha/beta hydrolase-fold protein, with translation MKSNLDILLMKRIVFLFSIVLMLCSCKSFEDHSNEKAVGTYKNGYILNLNKEIVATYRNGYVFSEKALGTPNDYGLGLEQDIYTTGKIDTLMLKSKYFDFKRKVFVYLPPFYPYFDANDFDVVYTTDAQTMEQFFMTCAWPLFQNKYKWFIVVGICSPQTETYSRQDDFLPNDSATIKSYDGHGGHSEKLMNFVKYELIPYIHSHYRTTERSLGVGHSLGASFMMQCLMNGNPFTDYFFLSPNLTFGNDKLMLASQFCNYKFDVNKRCYLFFSDAGEERLSHGWRAWKPAREMVYHYLDTQQLPSNIVWKRKSYLNYNHLTSFPMALHDAYQGYFDYIDSIKSLAPNDTTTLSKQVYRKHIEIVVKDAKQEVYITGNQKSLGMWNPGLIKLKHINDSIRAIDVDLHLPALFKFTLGSWKYEAGFENSYYGDNLEINNTERKNYRYILTEWMNIEDDENQ
- a CDS encoding clostripain-related cysteine peptidase, producing MRIKKILPFILLVFLFISCEKEDFEIETNNQRTVFMYLPWSTNLTSYFYNNISDMEEAIQEKGLENERIIVFLSTSPSESEMFEITLNNGSCKRTILKEYVNPSFTTEAGLTEILGDMKTFAPAESYSMIIGCHGMGWLPVVQSRSKAKEDFVYHWDFENVPMTRFFGGLTAEYQTNISTLAQSLSNNGLSMEYILFDDCYMSSLEVAYELRHVTNYMIACPTEVMVFGMPYSTIGKYLLSEKPDYKAICESFYQFYSNYQYPYGTLAVTDCSYLDELAELMKYIHSNYSFDSTQAINIQRMDGYSPVIFYDFGDYVQTLCGTDTEIYNNFKTLLEKVIPYKTHTKEFYTASRGPITVERYSGITTSEPSTNSKMVDYPKTSWCIDTH